AGACGAGAACGACGAGATCGTCGTTCCGGACGACCCGATCATTCCGATTATCCACGGAGACGGTATCGGGACGGACGTCGGCCCGGCCGCCCAGAAGGTACTCAACGCAGCCGCCGAAGCGACCGGTCGCGAAATCAACTGGATGCGCGTCTACGCCGGCGAGTCCGCCCGCGAGAAGTACGGCGAGAACCTCCCGGACGACACCGTCGAGGCGATGAAGGAGTTCCGCGTCTCCATCAAGGGGCCGCTCACGACGCCGGTCGGTGCCGGCTTCCGCAGCCTGAACGTCGCGCTCCGCAAGAAGCTCGACCTCTACGCGAACGTTCGCCCGACCTACCACCTCGACGGCGTCCCGTCGCCCGTCAAGGAGCCGGAGAAGATGGACATGGTCAACTTCCGCGAGAACACGGAGGACGTCTACGCCGGCATCGAGTTCGAGGCCGGCACCGACGAGGTCCAACAGGTCAAGGAGTTCGTCGAAGACGAGATGGGCTTCGACTCCACCATCCACGATGGTCCGGTCGGCATCGGCATCAAGCCGATTACCGAGTTCGGTACGAAGCGGCTCGTCCGGCGCGCAATCGAGTACGCCATCGAGAACGACCGCGACTCCGTCACGCTCATCCACAAGGGGAACATCATGAAGTTCACCGAGGGCGCGTTCCGCGACTGGGGCTACGAGCTCGCCGAGGAGGAGTACCCCGAACGGACCATCGACGAGGACACGCTCTGGGAAGAGTACGACGGCGAGGCTCCCGAGGACGTCGTCGTCATCAAGGACCGCATCGCCGACAACATGCTCCAGCAGCTGCTCACCCGCACGGAGCAGTACGACGTGCTCGCCATGCCGAACCTGAACGGCGACTACCTCTCTGACGCCGCCGGCGCACAGATTGGCGGGCTCGGCATCGCACCGGGCGCGAACCTCGGTGAGGGCCGCGTGCTCGCAGAGCCGGTCCACGGCTCCGCACCGAAGTACGCCGGACAGGACAAGGTGAATCCGAGCGCGATGATTCTCTCCGGTCGACTCATGCTCGAACAGCTGGGCTGGGAGGACGCCGCGCTGCTCGTCCGTGACGCCGTTGAGGCGCAGATTTCCTCCGGC
This portion of the Halosegnis longus genome encodes:
- the icd gene encoding isocitrate dehydrogenase (NADP(+)), whose amino-acid sequence is MSHEYEQVDVPENGSTIDVDENDEIVVPDDPIIPIIHGDGIGTDVGPAAQKVLNAAAEATGREINWMRVYAGESAREKYGENLPDDTVEAMKEFRVSIKGPLTTPVGAGFRSLNVALRKKLDLYANVRPTYHLDGVPSPVKEPEKMDMVNFRENTEDVYAGIEFEAGTDEVQQVKEFVEDEMGFDSTIHDGPVGIGIKPITEFGTKRLVRRAIEYAIENDRDSVTLIHKGNIMKFTEGAFRDWGYELAEEEYPERTIDEDTLWEEYDGEAPEDVVVIKDRIADNMLQQLLTRTEQYDVLAMPNLNGDYLSDAAGAQIGGLGIAPGANLGEGRVLAEPVHGSAPKYAGQDKVNPSAMILSGRLMLEQLGWEDAALLVRDAVEAQISSGEVTYDIERQIDGGEKLATSEFAEGVVEHIHDLA